The Streptomyces sp. NBC_00670 genome window below encodes:
- a CDS encoding DUF6924 domain-containing protein, which translates to MSAAPLSGTDFSPLLRTDFTDDAAWRALLEEIEQSWLTVMADRAHEGLSVPELLALVPDGSRYPTLVVADRETFAAEERTLLLIDVQEEPGRTLRVAVPDAFASVLGNLAIQNQSFDDYLESGSLGEDGVYRLSDRHRQALAELRGAQGTQDAQGVPSFARVRGRVPGPGNQRG; encoded by the coding sequence ATGAGCGCCGCACCGTTGAGCGGGACCGACTTCTCCCCGCTGTTGCGCACGGACTTCACCGACGACGCGGCGTGGCGGGCGCTGCTGGAGGAGATCGAGCAGAGCTGGCTCACGGTCATGGCGGACCGGGCCCACGAGGGCCTGTCCGTACCGGAGTTGCTCGCCCTGGTCCCGGACGGCAGCCGGTATCCGACGCTCGTCGTCGCCGACCGCGAGACGTTCGCCGCCGAGGAGCGCACGCTGCTCCTGATCGACGTCCAGGAGGAGCCGGGCCGCACGTTGCGCGTGGCCGTTCCCGACGCGTTCGCCTCCGTCCTCGGCAATCTGGCGATCCAGAACCAGAGCTTCGACGACTACCTCGAGTCCGGCTCCCTCGGCGAGGACGGTGTCTACCGCCTCTCCGACCGTCACCGCCAGGCCCTGGCCGAGTTGCGGGGCGCACAGGGTACGCAGGACGCGCAGGGCGTTCCGTCGTTCGCGCGGGTGCGGGGCAGGGTGCCCGGACCGGGGAATCAGCGCGGCTGA
- a CDS encoding AQJ64_40280 family protein, with protein MDATVKWVDAREGFPDDGAPVAAAVTGTYPPGEDEDGPIGPEDYWIVLPMHFERRHFAEDGTEYHDCFVDSDGVVRFPYGGPPCEEPVTHWAALPTLPGLSVHLVLGGTAPVLVRETLEAGDVGGDGDGQPR; from the coding sequence ATGGACGCGACGGTGAAGTGGGTGGACGCCCGGGAGGGGTTCCCCGACGACGGGGCGCCTGTGGCGGCGGCGGTGACCGGCACCTACCCGCCCGGGGAGGACGAGGACGGCCCGATCGGCCCCGAGGACTACTGGATCGTGCTGCCGATGCACTTCGAGCGGCGCCATTTCGCCGAGGACGGCACCGAGTACCACGACTGCTTCGTCGACTCCGACGGTGTCGTCCGCTTCCCGTACGGCGGCCCGCCCTGCGAGGAACCCGTCACCCACTGGGCGGCGCTGCCCACCCTGCCCGGCCTGTCCGTGCACCTCGTGCTGGGCGGGACGGCACCGGTCCTGGTCCGGGAGACCCTGGAAGCCGGCGACGTGGGCGGGGACGGGGACGGTCAGCCGCGCTGA
- a CDS encoding TetR/AcrR family transcriptional regulator gives MTEAAKRARAGLGADKTGAKESGTGGRPRSEEARMAVLHAVDDLLLEVGYAGVTMKGIAERARVSRQTVYRWWSTKAEILFEASVNDATEELAVEPTDDPVEDLTTYLEALARFLAHSPAGAAYRALIGEAQGDSAVAALLAHKDVLGDSARAVVTRVLGKGPGALPLEQATALLVGPTFFWILSGRDPGRLVARERAEAFLHEVRAGEIMGTA, from the coding sequence GTGACGGAAGCAGCGAAGAGGGCCAGGGCCGGGCTGGGCGCGGACAAAACCGGCGCGAAGGAGTCCGGCACCGGCGGACGGCCGCGCAGCGAGGAGGCGCGCATGGCCGTGCTGCACGCCGTCGACGACCTGCTGCTGGAGGTCGGCTATGCGGGCGTGACGATGAAGGGCATCGCCGAACGGGCGCGGGTCTCGCGCCAGACCGTCTACCGGTGGTGGTCCACCAAGGCGGAGATCCTCTTCGAGGCCAGCGTCAACGACGCCACCGAGGAACTGGCCGTCGAGCCCACGGACGACCCCGTGGAGGATCTGACGACGTATCTGGAGGCGCTGGCCCGCTTCCTCGCCCACTCGCCGGCCGGTGCGGCGTACCGGGCGCTCATCGGGGAGGCGCAGGGCGACTCGGCCGTCGCGGCGCTCCTCGCGCACAAGGACGTCCTCGGCGACAGCGCCCGCGCCGTCGTCACGCGGGTACTGGGGAAGGGACCCGGCGCGCTCCCCCTCGAACAGGCCACGGCCCTGCTGGTGGGGCCGACGTTCTTCTGGATCCTCAGCGGCCGCGACCCCGGCCGGCTCGTCGCACGCGAGCGGGCCGAGGCGTTCCTGCACGAGGTCCGGGCCGGGGAGATCATGGGCACGGCGTGA
- a CDS encoding SDR family oxidoreductase, whose translation MRVFMTGASGWIGSAVVDDLLTAGHEVVGLARSERSARSLERKGAGVLRGDLDDLGALRRGAAEADGVIHLANKHDWSDPAGSDRAERASVDTLARELAGSDRPFVVASVLSGLFRGRPVLETDVSPAVGPGSNRGGSENLALDYVHRGVRTVVGRFAPSVHGAGDWGFVKFLTDAARKQGVSGYIGDGSTTWSAVHRSDAARLLRLGLEKAPAGTRLHVCAEEAVTTRAIAEAIGRYLGVPVVRVAPEDAGAHFGFVGGFFAQTMTASSELTRAALSWTPTGPTLVEDIEAGAYALV comes from the coding sequence ATGCGTGTGTTCATGACCGGAGCGAGCGGCTGGATCGGATCCGCCGTCGTCGACGACCTGCTGACCGCGGGCCACGAGGTCGTCGGCCTCGCCCGCTCGGAGAGGTCCGCGCGGTCACTGGAACGGAAGGGGGCGGGCGTCCTGCGCGGCGACCTGGACGACCTGGGCGCGCTGCGCCGGGGAGCGGCGGAGGCGGACGGCGTCATCCACCTGGCCAACAAACACGACTGGTCCGACCCCGCGGGGTCGGACCGCGCCGAGCGGGCCTCGGTGGACACCCTCGCCCGCGAACTCGCGGGCAGCGACCGCCCGTTCGTCGTCGCGTCGGTGCTCTCCGGCCTCTTCCGGGGCCGGCCCGTCCTGGAGACGGACGTCTCGCCCGCCGTGGGGCCCGGCTCGAACCGGGGCGGCAGCGAGAACCTCGCGCTGGACTACGTGCACCGGGGCGTGCGCACGGTCGTGGGCCGCTTCGCGCCGAGCGTGCACGGTGCGGGCGACTGGGGCTTCGTCAAGTTCCTGACGGACGCGGCCCGCAAGCAGGGCGTGTCCGGCTACATCGGCGACGGCTCCACGACCTGGTCGGCGGTGCACCGCTCGGACGCGGCCCGGCTGCTCCGGCTCGGCCTGGAGAAGGCTCCCGCCGGGACCCGGCTGCATGTGTGCGCCGAGGAGGCCGTCACCACCAGGGCGATCGCCGAGGCCATCGGGCGGTATCTCGGCGTCCCGGTCGTCCGGGTCGCCCCCGAGGACGCCGGCGCGCACTTCGGGTTCGTCGGCGGCTTCTTCGCGCAGACCATGACCGCGTCCAGCGAGCTCACCCGCGCGGCGCTGTCCTGGACCCCGACCGGACCGACCCTGGTCGAGGACATCGAGGCCGGTGCGTATGCCCTCGTCTGA
- a CDS encoding MFS transporter codes for MSPRPPAPGAAPSGAAPAGGARNVLACVCLCTVLVVGFVAAVNLAIPPLAAGSLHPSSAQLLWIVDSYVVLFACLVIPAGALGDRVGRKGVLLGGLLVLAAGAVVSAAAGGVGVLLVGRAVTGIGAACVLPNALAVLLHATEPARRSRAIAVWAAMSGLGGMIGNVGGGAVLGAGSWRLLFAAVAPLALLCALWVAVAAPRSPRGRRDLDLRAAVLLTLATLALLLGIIQGPEQGWGSAVVLGAFGCSLVLYGLWAAGELRVRQPLLDPRLFAVPALRAACLGMLVVFFGMFGFFFLNASLMQYGRGYSVLRTGLAVLPMTVPLLAGTRYVPALVARFGDRSVLAASFTVTGLGLLGLAATVGAGYAAYAVWLVVVGTGVTLALPALTAAIAGALPREQAGVAGGLQATTREFGSALGVAVIGTVLTGRFVHELPGRAPGAFAPGHTPSSVAEALAVAPGRHRAIVAAYTASAQTALQVAAVVVLAAGTLVVAELSWAARRARRAVG; via the coding sequence GTGTCCCCGCGGCCCCCGGCCCCCGGGGCGGCGCCGTCCGGCGCCGCCCCGGCGGGCGGGGCGCGGAACGTGCTGGCCTGCGTCTGCCTCTGCACCGTCCTCGTCGTCGGCTTCGTCGCGGCGGTCAACCTCGCGATACCCCCGCTGGCCGCCGGGAGCCTGCACCCCTCGTCGGCGCAGCTCCTGTGGATCGTCGACAGCTACGTCGTGCTCTTCGCGTGTCTCGTGATCCCGGCCGGCGCCCTCGGCGACCGGGTGGGACGCAAGGGGGTGCTGCTCGGCGGCCTGCTGGTGCTCGCCGCCGGGGCCGTCGTCTCGGCCGCCGCCGGCGGTGTGGGCGTGCTGCTCGTCGGCCGTGCCGTCACCGGCATCGGGGCCGCCTGCGTCCTGCCCAACGCGCTCGCCGTACTGCTGCACGCGACCGAGCCGGCCCGCCGCTCCCGCGCGATCGCCGTCTGGGCCGCCATGTCCGGTCTGGGCGGAATGATCGGCAACGTGGGCGGCGGCGCCGTCCTCGGCGCCGGGTCCTGGCGGCTGCTCTTCGCCGCCGTCGCGCCCCTCGCCCTGCTGTGCGCGCTGTGGGTGGCGGTGGCGGCGCCCCGCAGCCCGCGCGGCCGGCGCGACCTGGACCTGCGCGCCGCCGTCCTGCTGACCCTGGCCACCCTCGCCCTGCTGCTCGGCATCATCCAGGGGCCGGAACAGGGCTGGGGGAGCGCCGTGGTGCTCGGTGCCTTCGGGTGCTCCCTGGTCCTGTACGGCCTGTGGGCCGCCGGTGAACTGCGCGTGCGGCAACCCCTGCTGGACCCGCGGCTGTTCGCCGTGCCGGCCCTGCGCGCCGCCTGTCTGGGGATGCTGGTCGTCTTCTTCGGGATGTTCGGCTTCTTCTTCCTCAACGCCTCACTGATGCAGTACGGCCGCGGGTACTCCGTCCTGCGGACCGGGCTCGCCGTCCTGCCGATGACCGTGCCGCTGCTGGCCGGCACCCGGTACGTGCCCGCCCTCGTCGCCCGGTTCGGCGACCGGAGCGTGCTGGCTGCCTCGTTCACCGTCACCGGACTCGGCCTCCTCGGCCTCGCCGCCACCGTCGGCGCCGGTTACGCCGCCTACGCGGTCTGGCTCGTCGTCGTCGGCACCGGAGTCACCCTGGCGCTGCCGGCGCTCACCGCGGCGATCGCCGGCGCGCTGCCGCGCGAACAGGCCGGTGTCGCGGGCGGACTGCAGGCGACGACACGGGAGTTCGGCAGCGCGCTCGGCGTCGCCGTGATCGGCACGGTCCTCACCGGGCGCTTCGTCCACGAGCTGCCGGGCCGGGCGCCCGGCGCCTTCGCTCCCGGCCACACACCGAGCAGTGTCGCCGAGGCACTGGCGGTCGCGCCGGGGCGGCACCGGGCGATCGTCGCCGCCTACACCGCGAGCGCCCAGACGGCCTTGCAGGTGGCCGCCGTCGTGGTGCTCGCCGCGGGGACGCTGGTGGTCGCCGAGCTGAGCTGGGCGGCGCGGAGGGCCCGCCGAGCCGTCGGCTGA
- a CDS encoding NADPH-dependent F420 reductase, with amino-acid sequence MATLGLIGSGRIGGTLARLAVAGGLDVVLSNSRGPGTLAGPVAELGPRARAAPPAEAAAAGDWVVVSVPVKAYEALPRASLAGKTVLDTGNYSPQRDGGIEALADRSLTSGELLQRHLGAAAHVVKAFNNIHHQHLAVLGRPAGAPDRTALPLAGDSAEAKRHATELLDVLGYDAVDAGPLEHGRLFAPGTPAYGAPYSAAPGDSLGSLAAGPASADFLSFGAGPASAAEIRALLAKA; translated from the coding sequence ATGGCCACCCTGGGACTCATCGGCAGCGGACGGATCGGCGGCACGCTCGCGCGGCTCGCCGTGGCGGGCGGACTGGACGTCGTCCTCAGCAACTCGCGCGGCCCCGGCACCCTCGCCGGTCCGGTCGCGGAACTCGGCCCCCGGGCCCGGGCGGCGCCCCCCGCCGAGGCCGCGGCGGCGGGCGACTGGGTCGTGGTGAGCGTCCCCGTGAAGGCATACGAAGCCCTGCCGCGCGCGTCCCTGGCGGGGAAGACCGTCCTGGACACCGGCAACTACTCACCGCAGCGCGACGGCGGGATCGAGGCCCTGGCGGACCGCTCGCTCACCAGCGGCGAACTGCTCCAGCGTCACCTCGGCGCAGCGGCACACGTCGTCAAGGCGTTCAACAACATCCACCACCAGCACCTCGCCGTCCTCGGCAGGCCGGCGGGCGCGCCGGACCGCACCGCGCTCCCCCTCGCCGGCGACAGCGCCGAGGCCAAGCGGCACGCGACGGAACTGCTCGACGTCCTCGGCTACGACGCCGTCGACGCGGGACCGCTGGAGCACGGCAGGCTGTTCGCCCCGGGCACGCCCGCGTACGGGGCTCCGTACTCGGCGGCGCCCGGCGACTCGCTCGGCTCCCTGGCGGCCGGTCCCGCCTCGGCCGATTTCCTGTCCTTCGGGGCGGGCCCGGCCTCGGCCGCCGAGATCCGCGCACTGCTGGCCAAGGCCTGA
- a CDS encoding LysR family transcriptional regulator, producing MDDVELRHLRALDAVAEAGTVTAAAARLHMTQPALSRTLAQLESRVGVRLVDRSSRHLALTSAGTTLLGHGRAILARLDAALADTRTVVRPLRLGYTCAVLGRQTVPLLRSWRRTHPRVPLDVVRQDNSTAGLATGDTDVAVLRTRPAGPLFHTEALYTEDRVAALPDDHPLADRETVLMAELTARLAAPGSDLPLALCPDTGTAAPELWPPGQRPARTVEVGNVDQWLNLIATGGAFGLGTSGTAQSFGHPGVRFVPVRDAPAATVYLARPAHPTHPLTEEFAAAVRETVSA from the coding sequence ATGGATGACGTGGAGCTTCGCCATCTCCGTGCGCTGGACGCCGTGGCCGAGGCGGGCACCGTGACCGCGGCGGCGGCCCGGCTGCACATGACTCAGCCCGCCCTGTCCCGCACCCTCGCCCAGCTGGAGAGCCGCGTCGGCGTGCGGCTCGTCGACCGTTCCAGCCGGCACCTCGCCCTCACCTCCGCCGGGACCACCCTGCTCGGGCACGGGCGGGCGATCCTCGCCCGGCTCGACGCGGCGCTCGCCGACACCCGGACGGTGGTGCGCCCGCTGCGGCTCGGTTACACCTGCGCGGTGCTGGGGCGGCAGACCGTGCCGCTGCTGCGCTCGTGGCGCCGTACGCACCCGCGTGTCCCGCTCGACGTGGTCCGGCAGGACAACAGCACCGCCGGGCTGGCCACCGGCGACACCGATGTGGCCGTGCTGCGCACCCGCCCCGCCGGCCCGCTGTTCCACACCGAGGCCCTCTACACGGAGGACCGCGTCGCCGCCCTCCCCGACGACCACCCGCTGGCCGACCGGGAGACGGTACTGATGGCCGAGCTCACCGCCCGGCTCGCCGCCCCCGGCTCCGACCTCCCGCTCGCCCTGTGTCCCGACACCGGCACCGCCGCGCCCGAGCTGTGGCCCCCGGGGCAGCGGCCGGCCCGTACGGTCGAGGTCGGCAACGTGGACCAGTGGCTCAACCTCATCGCCACCGGTGGGGCGTTCGGCCTCGGCACCTCCGGCACGGCGCAGAGTTTCGGCCACCCGGGGGTCCGGTTCGTCCCCGTCCGCGACGCCCCCGCCGCCACCGTCTATCTGGCCCGCCCGGCCCACCCCACGCATCCGCTCACGGAGGAGTTCGCCGCGGCGGTCCGGGAGACCGTGAGCGCCTGA
- a CDS encoding short chain dehydrogenase, which yields MRILLIGAGGTLGGAVRRALAERGHEVIGVGRSGGDLIADVTDPEAVTRLYAQAGPLDAVAVAAGEGVFRPLGELTADDVVTTFRGKVLGQLDLVRQGARHVAPNGSFTLVSGILGEQPVPASAAAAAANGAVEAFVRAAALELPPQRINAVSPTVVEESLPLYGPFFPGIEPAPVARVATAYVRSIEGAQTGLTYRVW from the coding sequence GTGAGGATTCTTCTGATCGGCGCGGGCGGCACGCTGGGCGGCGCGGTGCGCCGGGCACTGGCGGAGCGCGGGCACGAGGTGATCGGCGTCGGCCGGTCCGGCGGTGACCTGATCGCCGACGTGACCGACCCCGAGGCGGTGACCCGGCTGTACGCGCAGGCCGGCCCGCTGGACGCGGTGGCGGTCGCGGCGGGGGAGGGGGTGTTCCGGCCGCTGGGCGAACTCACCGCCGACGACGTCGTGACGACCTTCCGCGGGAAGGTGCTCGGCCAGCTGGACCTGGTCCGCCAGGGCGCCCGGCACGTGGCGCCGAACGGCTCCTTCACCCTGGTCAGCGGCATCCTCGGCGAGCAGCCGGTACCCGCGAGCGCGGCCGCCGCGGCGGCGAACGGCGCGGTGGAGGCCTTCGTCCGCGCCGCGGCGCTCGAACTGCCGCCGCAGCGGATCAACGCGGTCAGCCCGACCGTCGTCGAGGAGTCCCTGCCGCTCTACGGCCCCTTCTTCCCCGGCATCGAACCGGCCCCGGTCGCCCGTGTGGCGACGGCCTACGTCCGCTCGATAGAGGGGGCGCAGACCGGCCTGACGTACCGGGTCTGGTGA
- a CDS encoding class II fructose-bisphosphate aldolase: protein MPLVPTGELVARAAAARRCVAAFNVITLEHAEAIADGAQAAGRPVILQISENAVRYHGGRLAPLARATAAVAEASEVELALHLDHATDMELVRRAADNGFSSVMFDAGALPHDRNIAATAEAARWAHGAGLWLEAELGYVGGKPDAPASAHAAGVRTDPAEAADYVARTGVDALAVAVGSSHAMTERTASLDHGLIARLREAVPVPLVLHGSSGVPDADLRAAVEAGMAKVNIGTALNVAFTRGVRDTLAATPALTDPRKYLGPARTEVTETVTTLLSVLSAPR from the coding sequence ATGCCCCTGGTCCCCACCGGAGAACTGGTCGCCCGGGCCGCCGCCGCGCGGCGGTGCGTCGCCGCCTTCAACGTGATCACGCTGGAGCACGCCGAGGCGATCGCGGACGGCGCACAGGCCGCCGGACGTCCGGTGATCCTCCAGATCAGCGAGAACGCCGTGCGCTACCACGGCGGCCGGCTCGCGCCACTGGCGCGTGCCACCGCCGCCGTCGCCGAGGCGAGCGAGGTGGAGCTGGCGCTCCACCTCGACCACGCCACCGACATGGAACTGGTGCGCCGGGCCGCGGACAACGGCTTCTCCTCGGTGATGTTCGACGCGGGCGCGCTCCCCCACGACCGCAACATCGCCGCCACGGCCGAGGCCGCGCGGTGGGCGCACGGGGCGGGGCTGTGGCTGGAGGCCGAACTCGGCTACGTCGGCGGCAAACCGGACGCCCCCGCGAGCGCCCACGCCGCCGGGGTGCGCACGGACCCCGCCGAGGCCGCCGACTACGTCGCACGCACCGGCGTCGACGCGCTCGCGGTCGCCGTCGGCAGCAGCCACGCGATGACGGAGCGCACGGCCTCCCTGGACCACGGGCTCATAGCCCGTCTGCGCGAGGCCGTGCCGGTTCCCCTGGTACTGCACGGTTCCTCGGGCGTCCCCGACGCGGACCTCCGCGCGGCGGTGGAGGCGGGCATGGCCAAGGTCAACATCGGCACGGCCCTCAACGTGGCGTTCACCCGGGGGGTGCGCGACACCCTGGCCGCCACGCCCGCCCTGACCGACCCCAGGAAGTACCTGGGCCCGGCCCGGACGGAAGTGACGGAAACGGTCACCACCCTGCTGTCGGTACTGTCCGCGCCCCGCTAG
- a CDS encoding DMT family transporter, giving the protein MTSSDLAGATGTSDKSRSWIVYAGLLVLFWGVWGATSSQPVERYDYPDEMIYIIWAFTMLVPAGFALRRERFDRRPVAAVYGLLAGLTGAGGQLLLFQALADGPAYLIFPVVSLSPVITVLMAVALLRERIARLAVVGVIAATIAIVLLSIPAGAGGDVDSGSWMVLAVIICVAWGAQAFFMRKAALAGVNDATTFGWMTISGLLLVPVAYLMMGSLPSAPWQAPAITAGTQVLNAVGALFLVMALSRGKASVVAPITNALAPVLTIVLSLIIYQTLPTIWGTIGIVLALAGSTLMVYTDEKREESTVAPGATTGVTG; this is encoded by the coding sequence ATGACGTCTTCTGACCTGGCCGGTGCGACCGGCACCTCCGACAAGAGCCGGAGCTGGATCGTCTACGCCGGACTGCTGGTGCTGTTCTGGGGCGTCTGGGGGGCGACCTCCAGCCAGCCCGTCGAACGGTACGACTACCCGGACGAGATGATCTACATCATCTGGGCCTTCACGATGCTCGTCCCCGCGGGCTTCGCACTGCGGCGTGAGCGCTTCGACCGCCGTCCGGTGGCCGCCGTGTACGGCCTGCTGGCCGGACTCACGGGCGCCGGCGGGCAGTTGCTGCTCTTCCAGGCCCTCGCGGACGGCCCGGCCTATCTGATCTTCCCGGTGGTCTCGCTCTCCCCCGTCATCACCGTCCTGATGGCCGTGGCGCTGCTGCGGGAGCGGATAGCGCGGCTCGCCGTGGTCGGCGTGATCGCCGCGACGATCGCGATCGTGCTGCTCAGCATTCCCGCCGGGGCCGGCGGTGACGTCGACAGCGGCTCCTGGATGGTGCTCGCCGTCATCATCTGCGTGGCGTGGGGCGCCCAGGCGTTCTTCATGCGCAAGGCCGCGCTCGCGGGCGTCAACGACGCCACGACGTTCGGCTGGATGACGATCAGCGGTCTGCTGCTGGTCCCGGTGGCCTATCTGATGATGGGCAGCCTGCCGTCGGCGCCGTGGCAGGCCCCGGCGATCACGGCGGGGACCCAGGTCCTCAACGCGGTGGGCGCGCTGTTCCTCGTCATGGCGCTCAGCCGCGGCAAGGCGAGCGTGGTGGCACCCATCACCAACGCGCTGGCACCGGTCCTGACGATCGTGCTGTCGCTGATCATCTATCAGACCCTGCCCACGATCTGGGGCACGATCGGCATCGTCCTCGCCCTCGCCGGTTCGACGCTCATGGTCTACACCGACGAGAAGCGCGAGGAGAGCACCGTGGCCCCCGGGGCGACGACGGGCGTGACCGGCTAG
- a CDS encoding N-acetylglucosamine kinase: protein MDGGGTKTAFCLVDGAGTVRAEALGDGAYYFAENGTGGVEHVVRVLEKGIASVCAEAGITTDGIDYAFLGLPGYGEAPRDLPALDAAPGKVLGSDRYACDNDMICGWAGSLGAVDGINVISGTGSMVYGERNGAGVRVGGWSEMFSDEGSAYWIAVQGLNAFTRMSDGRLPEGPLADVLRTHLELTDDLEVIDVVLNRWHGRRSDIAGLSRSVAKAADLGDEAAAGILADAGRELAALVDTARRRLGFAAEETVPVSYSGGVFGSAAVRDAFTARLRDGAGTYDLRTPLFTPVVGAALYAAKRAGTPLDTAALTALRTGAGAHPTEDRDDVF, encoded by the coding sequence GTGGATGGTGGAGGCACGAAGACCGCCTTCTGCCTCGTCGACGGCGCCGGGACCGTCCGGGCCGAGGCCCTCGGCGACGGCGCCTACTACTTCGCGGAGAACGGCACGGGCGGCGTCGAGCATGTCGTCCGGGTGCTGGAGAAGGGCATCGCCTCGGTCTGCGCCGAGGCCGGCATCACGACGGACGGCATCGACTACGCCTTCCTCGGCCTGCCCGGCTACGGCGAGGCGCCCCGCGACCTGCCCGCGCTGGACGCCGCCCCCGGGAAGGTCCTGGGCAGCGACCGCTATGCCTGCGACAACGACATGATCTGCGGGTGGGCGGGCTCCCTGGGCGCCGTCGACGGCATCAACGTCATCAGCGGCACCGGCTCCATGGTCTACGGCGAGCGGAACGGCGCCGGGGTGCGGGTCGGCGGCTGGAGCGAGATGTTCAGCGACGAGGGCTCCGCCTACTGGATCGCCGTCCAGGGGCTCAACGCCTTCACCAGGATGAGCGACGGCCGGCTGCCGGAGGGCCCCCTCGCCGACGTGCTCCGCACCCACCTGGAACTCACCGACGACCTCGAGGTCATCGACGTGGTCCTCAACCGCTGGCACGGGCGGCGCAGCGACATCGCCGGCCTGAGCCGCAGCGTCGCCAAGGCCGCCGACCTCGGCGACGAGGCCGCCGCCGGCATCCTCGCCGACGCGGGCCGGGAACTGGCCGCGCTCGTCGACACCGCACGGCGCCGGCTGGGCTTCGCCGCCGAGGAGACGGTCCCCGTCTCCTACTCGGGCGGGGTCTTCGGCTCCGCCGCCGTCCGGGACGCCTTCACCGCGCGACTGCGGGACGGCGCCGGGACGTACGACCTGCGCACGCCCCTGTTCACCCCGGTGGTCGGGGCCGCGCTCTACGCGGCGAAGCGGGCCGGGACCCCGCTGGACACCGCGGCACTCACCGCTCTGCGCACCGGCGCGGGCGCTCACCCCACGGAGGACAGAGATGACGTCTTCTGA